In a single window of the Planktothrix tepida PCC 9214 genome:
- a CDS encoding DUF2231 domain-containing protein, translating to MTRITHLEPLIEGNEREYYDSGIPSTVAILGHPLHPLIVTFPVAFLTTALLTDILFLFTHSSFWATASFWLIVGGIITGLLAGLTGMLDFFKIHRVREHKAGWIHMVGNIAALVLSGISLFLRWDNVIDSIAPWGIILSLVVAGLLGITGWYGGELVYRHKIAVIGDGNPHQA from the coding sequence ATGACCCGCATTACTCATTTAGAACCTTTAATTGAAGGCAACGAACGGGAATATTATGATAGTGGAATTCCTAGCACTGTGGCGATTTTAGGACATCCTCTGCATCCTCTTATTGTCACCTTTCCCGTTGCATTTTTAACAACAGCTTTATTGACAGATATTCTATTTTTATTCACCCATTCCTCATTTTGGGCAACCGCATCATTTTGGTTAATTGTAGGTGGCATTATAACCGGGCTTTTAGCCGGATTAACAGGAATGTTAGATTTCTTTAAAATTCATCGAGTCCGAGAACATAAAGCAGGATGGATTCACATGGTCGGTAATATTGCTGCTTTAGTATTATCAGGAATTAGTTTATTTTTACGGTGGGATAATGTTATTGATAGTATTGCTCCTTGGGGAATTATTCTGTCTTTAGTTGTAGCTGGACTTTTAGGAATTACAGGATGGTATGGAGGTGAATTAGTCTATCGCCATAAAATTGCTGTTATTGGGGATGGAAATCCTCACCAAGCTTAA